The genomic window GAACGGCAGTCGCCATACCGGTGAACACGCCGGTCAGCGCCGCCGCGACGACCATGTGGCCGACGACGGAGTGTCGAACGAGCGCGAAACCGCTTCGGACGTCGTCCAGGTACTCGCGGGCGGACGGGGCCTCGCCCGTGCTCGATGCATCCGGAACGTCGAGGCGACCGAACGTCACGGCACTGCAGACGAACGTCGCCGCGTTGACTGCGAACAGGGAGACGGCACCCAGGATCGCGATGATTGCCCCGGAAAGCGCTTCCGCGGTCGCACCGAGGGCGTGCTTTGTCGTCGAGTCGATCGAGTTCGCTCGCGCAAGGAGGGCTTCCGGAACGAGGCGCGGCAGGGCTGCCTGTTCCGCTGGCGCCGTGACGCGGCGGAGCACCGTGAGGAGCGTGACGACCACGAGCACGTGACCGACGGACAGGTATCCCATCCACCAGGCCAGGGGAACGCTTCCGACGATCACCGCCTGCGTCGCTTCGGTGACTGCCAGCAAGCGACCCAGTCGTGCCCGATCGACGAGCGGGCCAGCAAGAAATCCCAGTGCCTGCGGCGCTTTGCTCAGGAAGCCCGCGAAGCCGGTGTAGAGCGTGGATCCAGTGAGTTCGAAGACGAGCCACATCGCCGCGACGACGTACAGTTTGTCGCCAATTCGACTGACCATCCGGCCAGCGTAGAGTCGCTGGAAGCCAGCGTTGCCAAGCAGCGCCTCGGTTTCGTCTGCCAGAAGCCGGGCGCGCAACCCAGATTCACCGTCCACGTCACTGTGCACACGACGACCTGGACCGCTGGTGCAAAGAGCGCTCGGAGAACTGGAGTTCTGTAATCGGAGCGACCATTTTGGAGCGGGCGAGTCGTTCGTGGGATTCAAATCGATCGGGGGCAGAAGGCCCGACGATGACAGGGGACGCACAGAACCCCATGGACGCCCTGGAGGCACTCGGCAACGAGATTCGCATCTCGATCCTTCGGGAGCTCGCCGACGCCGAGCGCGCCCTCTCCTTCACGGAACTGCGCGATCGGGTCGGCCTCCGCGACTCCGGGAAGTTCAACTACCACCTCTCGACGCTGTGTGAGTACTTCGTCCGCGACACGAACGAGGGGTACGAACTCGGACACGCGGGGACCAGGGTCATTTCCGCGACGGGTCGGCCGGCGCCAGACGAGGCCGAAGACTCGGGTGTCGAACCGATTGCTGCCGAGGAGGAGTGTCCGGTGTGTGGCGAACCGAACTGCGAGAAACTGTTCCACGTTCACCTGTCGGCGCCCTGGCGATAGCACAGCCAGAGCGTGACCGCCAGAGGACAGAGTTGGAGCCGTCAGCAAACACACGTGACAGGTCCCGGGATGGCTACCGGAGACCAGTTTGGCCGATTCGCGCGAGTTGATTCCACGTTACTGGCCACTCGAACCCCTGGCCCACTACGGCGCTTTGACGTACCCGTACCCCTCATCCTGCAAGCGTGCCAGAGCGCCGACGCCACTCTGGACTCGTTCGACGCCCGGCAAGAGGTCCGCCGTGATGGCATTCATCTTCGCGAGACTCGCACCGCAGGCGAAGCACTCGACGCCCCGTTCGACGAGTGACGCGACGAGTTCCCCGTTCGCTGCCGTGCTGGCGACGAACATCCGAACGCCAGCACCGTTCGCGACGATTGCGACGTCGTCGTCGGGTGCCGCGGTCGTGTCGTCTTCCAGTAGATTGGTGACGTTCACCATCGCGTGTCGTCGGACGTCGGACTCCGGACTCGAAACGTGGAACACCGTTTGCATACTTCGACCCTTGCCCGTAGCGCTGCTTTGTTAGGAAGCGGCAAGTCGAGCGAGCGGCCCGACTACGTCGAAGCCTGTATTCGATCCTCCCGCGTCGACGAGGGAACCGCTGGGGATTAGCCAAACAGCGTCGTGAACAGATCGACGACGTCGTCGGTTACATCGTCCGTGCTCTCATCGTCAGCATCCTCCGTGTCCCCCTCGCCAGCCTCGTCCTCCTCCGTGTCGGTGGTACTTTCGTCCCCGTCGTCGTCATCCGCATCGTCGCCATCGGCATCGTCGTCCTCCGCGTCTTCCTCGACTTCGGTATCGTCGTCCCCGTCCTCCTCACGCTGAGTCTCGTCCCGCTCTCCTGCTTCGGTCTCGTCTTCACCCTGCTCGTCGGTACCGACTGTCGAATTGGCGTCTGACGGTCCAGACGTGGATTCGTCAGCGTCGTCGGTTCCAGCACTGTCGTTGGACCCTGCCTCCGGTGGCTGCCTCTCCGTACCGCCGTCGGACTCGACGATCGGATCGTCGACCTCGTTGTCGGAGCCGTCGTAGCCGCGGATCGCAGGACCGTCGTTGTTCCGGATCGAGAGGTCCGCGAATCGGTTCCCGGAGCTGTCAGTCCCGATGAAGATCCCCGAGCCACCGTTATTGGCGGCAGTGATACCAGTGTACTCGCCGTCGAACACGCCCTCGAAGAGCGCGAGGCCGTGGTCGCCGTTGTCGGAGACGGTCGCGTCGTCGATGCGCACGCCGCTCGCGTCGAACAGCCCGATCCCACTGCCGTCGTTCCCACTCGCAGTGACACCCTCCAGCGAACTTCCGGGTCCCACGACGAAGACGCCGTGATTTTCGCTATCGACCGTCTGAACGTCCTCGATCGAAGCGGTCGCGGACGCGCCCGAAGCAACGACGTAGGTGTCGACGCCGATCTGAACGCCATTCGACCACCCTTCGACGCGCAGGTTACGTATCGATACGTTGCTGACCGTCGACCCGGCCGGATCGTAGACGTGGACGCCGACGCTCAGCGACTCCCCGGAGCCACCGAGGACGTTCCCGTTGCCCTCGAGCACAACGTCGCTGGTCTGGATCGCTATACACACCGGTCGGACGAAGCCGTTGCCGACGTCGATCTCCTGGACGTTGGTATCGCCGATGTTTTGTCCGATCTCGTACGTACCGGGCTGGTCGATGACCGTACACTCGGTCACCGGCCGGACGCCCGACCCATCCTCAGGAGTCGGATCGTCCGGTTCAGGAGTCGAATCGGCCGGTGGAGCCCCGTTCCCGCCATCGTCGGTGCCGGTGCCCTGGGACGCTCCTCCGTCGACGCCCTGTTCATCGCCGGATTCGGTTCCGGCAGCACCTGTATCGTCGTCCCCCGAATCCTCGGCGTCGTCGCTCTCGGTTTCCTCGTCCGTCGACGTTCCTGGGAGGTCGTCGCCGCCGTCGCCGGCGGTGGACTCCATCTCCTCAGACGGGGACGTCTGGTTCGACGAGTTGTCCGCTTCGCCTTCGTCGGCGCCTGAATCGTCGTCAGTGGTGTTCTCTCCGATCGGCGTGTTCGATTCGTTCTCGTCGCCATCCTGCGTTCCGTTCCCCGGCCCGGCGACTCCAGCGCCGGCGTCCGAGGAGCCGTTGACGTCCGTACGGGGCGAGTCGACTCCGCTGGAGTCAGCAGCCAACGGTTTCGCGGCGAAACCGACGCCGAGCACCGAGTACCCGACGATTCCGAAGAATGCGAGGAGGAAGCCGATGGCAACCGCGATCCGGACCCAGATCACCAGCCGCGGATTGCGTTCGCTCGGGGGCGAGCCGTCCATGTCCAGAAGTGGCAGTCGTTGCAGCCTTCAGTGTAGTTACGTCGTACTGTCGAGGCACTCCAGAGTCGCTCGTTCGATTCACACGGCTTTGCCCGAGGTGGCGTCCAACGTCGCCGGTGGCTTCTAGCGATTTCGGTGGCTTCTAGCGATTTCGGTGGCTTCTATCGTCCTCGATGGCTTCCAGCGTCCTCGATGGCTTCCAGCGTCCTCGATGGCTTCCAGCGTCCTCGGCGGCTTCCATGCCGTCGAGAGGAACGTGCTACCGAGACGGTCTCCCGCGATAGAAGGGCCTGCAGTCAGCGCAGGATCAGCGGTTCGACGGTGAGCGTCTGCTTCGCCAGCGTGGCAAGCCGCAGAATGTAGGACGTGAACACGAGGAACGGGAGCGTCGAGATGGTGAAGGCTGCGCTGACGACCCAGAGGATCGTCTCGACGCCGAACAACCGGCCGGTGAACGTCGTCGCGTCCACGAAGACGACCATGCCGCCAGCGACGGTGAGCGCGACGACCGTCGCGTAGAGGATCGCTCGCGAGAGTTTCACGAGTGCCCACTGGATGTACAGTGCCTTGACGTACTCCCTGACTGGGCCGTACATGGTCAGCGACACCAGTACCTCGCGGAAGGCCGCCAGCTGTTTCTCGGTGAGTTCGTCCTCGTGCTCCCTGCCGAGCCGACGAACGTCGTGCATCTTCTGGCCGTAGTTGAAATCCAGTGCCGGCTGGACGACGTCGAACGTACCGAAGTCGCTGTCGACGAGCAGCTTCCGCGCGTGGTCGGCGTTCTCGAGCAAGTCCGCCACGTACGTGTCTACCGACTCGCCGAGTTCCGGGTGCTCGGATTCGTCGATCGCCTCGCGGAGTCGTTGGGCCCGCTCCTCGCTCTCCGCGATCAGGGCGTCGATGAACGCCGCCGGATCGGCGGGCGTCGTCTCGCCGAGCAGGTCGTCCGTGCTCTCTCGAAAGTCCATCGTGACGTCCATCCGGCTCCGCTGACTGCCGAGCGAGCCGATCTCCTGGGAGAGGACGAGCTGGTTGATCGAGACGACGAGCGTCGAGACGGTGATGACCGCGCCGACGAGGCCCGCGAAGACGGTCTCGACCATGTCGCTGGCTTGCATCGTCGCCTGGAGCGAGGTGGACTTGGTTATCCCCCAGCCCATGAACGTCCCGAAGACGAGCGCCCCGAGAACCGCGGTGACGACCCACCGATTCGCACCGAGGAGGAGCCAGAACCAGACCCTGTTGACGTCGGTGCGCTCGCGCATCCGGTCGGCCGTAGTGAGGTCAGCCATCGCCTGGCGAGTCCGAATCAGTGACCGGTCGTTTGAACACGAGCAGCTTCGTGCCGCCCTTGTCGTAGCTGATGGTCTCGGCGAGTTCCCAGCCCTCTGCGCCGAGCCGGTTCAGTTCCTCGGTCGGGTCGACGGTCTCGCGCTTGGTCAGCCCCTTCGGCGGCTCGATCGTGTGGTACTCCCACTGGCGAGGCATGTGAATTCGGCCGTGCTACAGCGGCCAGTCGGATAGGTAGGCAGCGGTTGTGCATCCGCACAGTCTCTGCTAACGGGTCGGCTCGTGCGTACCGATCGTCGAGCGCTATGGCGTCGTCCGGTGGTTCGGGGAGTGCCCCGGAGGCGTCGGCGAGTCGTCGGAAGCCGTGTGTCAGTCCGTCGGACGCGTCGGCTGATCGTCTGACGCGGCGACTTCGTCGGCCGACGAGGTGAGCCGATCGTTCGCCGGGTCGACGACGGTACGATCTGGAATCGGCTCCGGCGGTGCTGGCGAGCGGGTGACCAGACGTTCGAGGAGCGTCTCGTCGTCGGGATCCGGCTTCTGGACGGATTCGTATTCCACGACGACGGCGCCGTCGTCGGTCGACGAGAACCGGAAGTAGTTGAGTCGGTAGCTCGCGTAGAACACCGGCGGGAGCACGCCGATCACCGATCCGACCCGGCGAAGCCGTTTGAGCCAGGTTCCGGTGTTGCAGACGACGCGGTTCCCGATCGTCGTCAGCGAAGCCCGGTGCGTGTGGCCGTAGACGAACGCGGCGACGGACGAGTCATCTTCGAACACGTCCCGTGCTCCCTCGAGATATGGATCGCGCGACGGCTGGGCTCTGCCTCCCGGAGAGAGGAGGCCGAATCGTCGTAACGTCGATCGAACGTCGCGAAAGAGGACGTAAAGTGGGACGGAGACGGCGACGAGCAGTCCGAGCACGACGAGGTTCGCCGTGAGAAACACGTCGAGGAGTCTGCCGACTGGGCCGAAGTCCGCGAGGACGTCCTGGACGACGTTCATCGGCAGCGACCAGATCCCGACGTAATCCAGAACGAAGATCGCGACGTACGCCAGTCCCACGTTGAACAGGAGCAGGAATGGGACGGCCGCGTAGCGAAGGAACGGGCTCATCTCGCGATAGAAGTAGTTGGAGATGAGCCACTCGGGAATCATCGTCATCGGCGTCACCGCCTGGATGTCCTTGAGCCAGTTGTACTTGCCGCGTGCGGACAACTGGCCGGCGCGACTGGTCACGTGCTGGTTGACGAAGTAGCCCGGCGGGTTCGCGAACGGATTGCCGAAGTCCGGAATCCGATTGCTCGGATCGCGTTGCATCCCGTGTTCGACGTACACGGTGAAGTCACCGACCGTCCGCGTGATCGACTCCACCTGTCGGAGCCTGACGTTGTACTCGGCCAGTCGGTCGACGTACTCGTCGTATGCCGCCAGTTCGTAGTCGTGGTTGCCGGGGATGAGGGTGATCGGGACCGTCTCGCCGGTCGCCCGGAGCTGTTCGAAGAGCTCCGGGTACTGTGCGAGCAGTTCGTCGAACTTCGCGGGTCCCTCGACTCCCGTGAACTCCCAGAGCCCGAAGGCGTCACCGTTGATCAGGAGTTCGGCGTCCTCGTCGGTCGTTTCGAGGTCGCGGAGGAACGCGAGGAATTCCTCGAGGAAGTCGACCGTGCGGAGCTGTTCGTCTCCGCCGATGTGGAGGTCGCTGACGAGGTAGTAGACGTCCGCCATTGGCTGACGTCAACCGACGCGCTCGACGCCCCTTAATAACAATATCGTACCGTTCGATACCTTCGACAACGACGATCCTAGACCGGCGGCGTGCTTCGAACGGTCGCCGGCCGGAGAGCGGCAACAGACCCAGGGTACGCGAAAGGTACTGTGATGTACGTCGATCGAAATCGGCCGGTCGAGTGTTTAACAAAGTGACGCCGCGGCCAACCGAAGCGACGCATGAGCTCACTAGTCGTCCTCGCGTTCGAGGACATGGACGGCGCAGAGGGGATGCGCGAACGCATGTACGACTTCCAGAAGCGCGAACTTATCACGCTCGAGGACGCGGCCGTCGTCGTCCGGAAGGAGAACGGCCACGCGAAGGTAAAGCAGGCCCATAGCCTGGTCGGGTCGGGCGCCCTCGGCGGGGCGTTCTGGGGCATGCTCATCGGTCTTCTCTTTCTCGCCCCGTGGCTGGGGTTGATCGCCGGGGCCGCGGGTGGTGCCCTGGGCGGCAAACTCGGTGACGTGGGTATCGACGACTCGTTCATCAAAGAGGTCAGCGAGACGGTCGAGCCAGGTCAGTCGGCGCTGTTCCTCCTCGTGCGCGACGCCCAGCTGGAACGCATCGAGCAGGAGACCGAGGACATGAACTTCACGATCATCGACACGAACCTCTCGCCGGAGGACGAAACGCAGCTCCGCGAGACGTTCGCAGCCGAAGAAGTCGCGGGCTGAGCGGTTCGTGGTTCGACTCGTTTCGATTTCGAACGGCGCGAGAAGGATCCTCGATCGATCGCGATCCCGGCAGCCGGTAACGCGACCGAAGACGGCGGTTCGTGGAGCGTGCGAGGCAGGTGACGCCACCCGCCATCGACTCGGGGGTGTGCTATGCGTCTCGTTCAGGTACTGATCCCGGAGGGCAATCGCGCCAGCGTGCTCGACGCGCTCGACGAGTACGGCATCGACTACGCCGTCTTCGACGAGGTCGGGCGTGGTGACTTCGAGGCGATGGTCCAGTTTCCGGTGCCGCCGAGCGGCGTCGAACCGGTACTCGAAGACCTCCGCAGCGCGGGGATCGAGGAGGACGCCTACACGATCGTCGTTCCCACGGAGACGGTTATCTCCCGGCGGCTCTCCGCGCTCGTCGAGCGATTTCCTGGACTGCGCATCTCGCGTGAAGAGCTCCACGCCAGAGCCCAGGATCTCGCCCCTGCGAACTCCACGTTCTTCTCCTTCCTGCTGCTCAGTACGATCATCGCGACGACCGGCCTGCTCCTGGACTCGGCGGCGACGATCATCGGGGCGATGGTCGTGGCACCGCTGATGGGACCGGCGATTTCAGCGAGCGTCGGGACGATCCTCGACGACGAGCAGATGGCCGCCCGCGGCGTGAAGCTACAGGTGACCGGTCTCGTCGCCGCGATCGCCACCGCTGCAATCCTCGGGTTCGTCCTCGAGCAAACCGTCCTCTTGCCACCGGCGCTGGACATCAGGACCGTCCCCGAGATCGCCGAACGGACGAGTCCGAACGTGCTCTCGCTGTTCCTCGCGCTTGGCTCCGGACTCGCCGGCGCGATCAGCGTCATGCGGGGTGCTGGGTCGGCACTCGTCGGCGTCGCGATCGCGGTCGCCCTCGTGCCGCCAGCCGCGACCGCCGGACTCGGGATCGCGTTCGGGCTCCCCGGCGTCGCGATCGCCGCGGCCGTGCTCGTCGTCGTGAACCTCCTCGCGATCAACCTCTCGGCATTGACGCTGTTCTACCTCTCGGGATTCCGCCCGCTCGACGCTGGGCAGTACGTCGGCGTCAGGAGTTCCGTCTTCTCCCGGATCGTCGTCGTCGGGATCGGCATCGCCGTGCTCTCGATCGTGCTCGTCGGGGTGACGCTCGCGACGTTCTACACCGAGTCCGTCGAGCAGGAAGCCACATCCGAAATCGAGCGCGAGTTCGAGGAGGCGCAGTTCGAGTCGGTCGAACTCGAGGAGGTGAGCGTCGACTACACGACGACGGAACTACTGCTCGGGGAGGAGCCACAAGTCAACGTGCTGGTCGGGATCCCGAGGGACGAACCCGCACCGCCGGGTCTCGCCCAGCGGCTGGACGATCGGATCACCGAGGCGACCGGGCAGGACGTCGTCGTACGCGTCGGCTACATCGAGACGCAGTGGTCGGAGGACGAACCGCGAACCGAAGGGCGGCCGGTTCTTTCTCGAGAAGTGGCTTCCGACGCTCGTTGGAACATACCCGTTCGACCTCGAGGTCCTCCAATCTCGGAGTCCTCTCCAGGTTGAGAATTATCCAGCATCTCTCATAGGGGACACTTGAAGTAATGTTACGTAGATAGATCGTCGTCTAGGGTTATACTCATCTACTGTTTCGGGCCAAATTCTATTCGGCCGAGTGTAGTGGTTGAACCGTCCAACACTGTCCGTGCACCCCGACGCCGACCGTGCACCTCGATCGGTCGCCCGGAGACTATCAATTATTTTATCACTAGCCCGGAACTATAGACAGCTTCAATGGGCTATCGCCCACTCCAAGATATTACTAGATCAAATATTATCTGTACTGTACATCTTGTAGGAACTTCCCCGACGGGAACTATGATTCTGTACCAGATATCCGTTAGTGATGGGACGTTGGGCCCAACTCTGTGATTCCCCTACGACTCCGAGGTGAGCACCATCGGCTGGATCGAAGCGACTATTGCCGACAAATAATGTCGAGTCGACTAGCAACGGGGCACACCTCGGTGAGGAGGTTGCAAGATCGACTGACCAGTCCACTGAATGCGTCTGTCGATTCAATCGAACGAGTTTCGCTGTATCATCGGATGTCGTCGTAATATAGACGGCCTCCGGTCCGACTGCGCAATCTCCCGCGACGAGCTCACCCTCGCGCTGCCACTCCCAGCGAACGTCACCGGTCGACAGGTCAAAGGAGATGATAGTACTCACATTATTTGGGTCTTCGACTGTCAGTGGTACAAACACCGATCCGTCAACCACTGCGGCCGTGTGAAATACTTCGTCATACGACTGGCCACTATACGTGGACGAATCGAACGTCCAGACGGAATCACCCGTCGAAGCGTCCAGACATACGAACGTCGAACCGTATCGACCGGTGCCGATCACCACCGATTCGTCGGCAACCGTAACGGCACCGGAAACGGTGGCACCGTATTCGCCGTAGGTATCAAGACTGTGACGCCAGCGTTCACCCCCAGTTTCGGGGTCAAGTGCGGCGACGAACGCACTGTTCGTTCCACTCTGGGCAGCGAGATAGACGTCCCCGGAAACTGCGACGCTTCGATTTACGGGGTAGCCAGCAGTGTACGTCCAGCGGCCCTCGCCCGTGGAGGTATCTATTGCGTGAAGCTTACCGTCAGCTGCCCCGACAAATGCCGTCCCGTTTTGAACGGTTGGCGACGCATAAACGTCCTGACTCGTCTCGTAAACCCATCGTTCGGTTCCAGTAGCGAGATCGATACCCCGAACGGACCCACCGTATGTGGTAACCACCACTGTCTCGCCAGAGACCGCTGGAGACGATTCTGCGAACGTTTGACCCACCTCGCTGGTCCACTGGACGGACGCATCATCTCCAGGAGGAGTTTCGGACGGTGCGTAACCCGACCGGGCAGTATCGTACTGATACGTTTGCCACGATCCACTGGCGGATCCGATCTCATTCTGGGACCCCGAATCGTCATCGCCTTGTGGATCGGAGTCAGTCTCGTTTGATCCCGAGTCCGATCCTCCATCGCCCGTTCCAGAGTTATATTCGGTTTCGTTATCTCCAGTTCCGTCACGGGACGAACGTGACCCGTTGTGCCCGGTCGCTGAATCGTCCGCCGAATTGGAATTGTCACCGGTCGTCGAACAGCCAGCGAGGCCGAATACCAGAGCAGCCCCTGCCATCTTCAACGCTCGTCGTCTTGACGCCGCCATTGTGTGAATCCCGTTCGCTGCACGAGAGAGCGGTCAAATAAAAATACTGGCTAAAGCTGAGACTGTAGGGAGTGGCACAGTCGTCGGCTGAGTTCGTCACATCCGCGATCACTCGTCCACCAGTAACGTCCAAGCGAGAGAGAATGCGGTTTTGAGAGCACACGCGAAACATAGACTTGTCCGTCGCACCGACATCCTACGCCGCTTCCACGCCGGTCACCGTGATCCGCTTCGCCTCGACGTCCTCGAATCGAGCGCCCCAGCCGCCGACAGTGTGGCGTTCCTCGCCGTCGTCGACGACTATCGTCGCCGTTCCGGCGAGTTCCAGTAGTTCGGAATCCAGCGCGGACGCGGCCTCGGAGACGTACTCCGTGTCCACGACGGAGCCATCGATCGTGAGCGACTCGCCGCTCTCGGTGTCGCGGCCCTCGATCTCGACCGTCACGGTCGCGCCCTCGCGGATGGGCTGCAGATACTCGAGGAGGAACTGCCGAACGTCCGCGTAGCGCTTGGGAGTCTCGCCGGGTTCCTCGGCATAGAGGACCGGCCAGGGTAGCCACATGAAGATGAGGAAGTGCCAGAAGAAGACGTAGGTGAACGAGCGGTTCTGGAGGATCATGCCGTAGTCCTCGATCGCGGCCGGATTCGACGCGAACGCCGTCCGCTGCAGGTCCGACGTGACGACGAACGGCGAGGGACGCGGCCGTCGGTGGACGGCGCTACAGACGCCCTCGAAGTCCGAGTCGCCGAGTTCGGGATCCTCGTCGCGGTAGAGCAGCGTGACGTTGACCGTGGCGCCGCGCTCTTTCGCCTCCTCGAGGTCGCCACGGAGTTCCGCGAACTGCTCGGGGGTGAGCGTCGCGTGCACCTGGGTCTCGGCCTCGGCGACGAACGTCCGGGCAGCCTCGAGGACGGTGTCGAAGCGCTTGACGATGCTGACGGTGTGGTCGTCGAGACTCGGCTGTTCGTAGCGGTCCTCGATCTCCGCGGCCGCGTCCTCGAACAGCGACGCGCGCTC from Salinarchaeum sp. Harcht-Bsk1 includes these protein-coding regions:
- a CDS encoding metallophosphoesterase — protein: MADVYYLVSDLHIGGDEQLRTVDFLEEFLAFLRDLETTDEDAELLINGDAFGLWEFTGVEGPAKFDELLAQYPELFEQLRATGETVPITLIPGNHDYELAAYDEYVDRLAEYNVRLRQVESITRTVGDFTVYVEHGMQRDPSNRIPDFGNPFANPPGYFVNQHVTSRAGQLSARGKYNWLKDIQAVTPMTMIPEWLISNYFYREMSPFLRYAAVPFLLLFNVGLAYVAIFVLDYVGIWSLPMNVVQDVLADFGPVGRLLDVFLTANLVVLGLLVAVSVPLYVLFRDVRSTLRRFGLLSPGGRAQPSRDPYLEGARDVFEDDSSVAAFVYGHTHRASLTTIGNRVVCNTGTWLKRLRRVGSVIGVLPPVFYASYRLNYFRFSSTDDGAVVVEYESVQKPDPDDETLLERLVTRSPAPPEPIPDRTVVDPANDRLTSSADEVAASDDQPTRPTD
- a CDS encoding DUF4177 domain-containing protein, yielding MPRQWEYHTIEPPKGLTKRETVDPTEELNRLGAEGWELAETISYDKGGTKLLVFKRPVTDSDSPGDG
- a CDS encoding TrmB family transcriptional regulator; amino-acid sequence: MDTEELSEVLQAADLSFYQADAYVTLLELGTASATEVARSSDVPDARIYDVLRDLDELGYVELYEQDTFQARATDPQTVVENLTERASLFEDAAAEIEDRYEQPSLDDHTVSIVKRFDTVLEAARTFVAEAETQVHATLTPEQFAELRGDLEEAKERGATVNVTLLYRDEDPELGDSDFEGVCSAVHRRPRPSPFVVTSDLQRTAFASNPAAIEDYGMILQNRSFTYVFFWHFLIFMWLPWPVLYAEEPGETPKRYADVRQFLLEYLQPIREGATVTVEIEGRDTESGESLTIDGSVVDTEYVSEAASALDSELLELAGTATIVVDDGEERHTVGGWGARFEDVEAKRITVTGVEAA
- a CDS encoding right-handed parallel beta-helix repeat-containing protein; this translates as MDGSPPSERNPRLVIWVRIAVAIGFLLAFFGIVGYSVLGVGFAAKPLAADSSGVDSPRTDVNGSSDAGAGVAGPGNGTQDGDENESNTPIGENTTDDDSGADEGEADNSSNQTSPSEEMESTAGDGGDDLPGTSTDEETESDDAEDSGDDDTGAAGTESGDEQGVDGGASQGTGTDDGGNGAPPADSTPEPDDPTPEDGSGVRPVTECTVIDQPGTYEIGQNIGDTNVQEIDVGNGFVRPVCIAIQTSDVVLEGNGNVLGGSGESLSVGVHVYDPAGSTVSNVSIRNLRVEGWSNGVQIGVDTYVVASGASATASIEDVQTVDSENHGVFVVGPGSSLEGVTASGNDGSGIGLFDASGVRIDDATVSDNGDHGLALFEGVFDGEYTGITAANNGGSGIFIGTDSSGNRFADLSIRNNDGPAIRGYDGSDNEVDDPIVESDGGTERQPPEAGSNDSAGTDDADESTSGPSDANSTVGTDEQGEDETEAGERDETQREEDGDDDTEVEEDAEDDDADGDDADDDDGDESTTDTEEDEAGEGDTEDADDESTDDVTDDVVDLFTTLFG
- a CDS encoding MFS transporter: MHSDVDGESGLRARLLADETEALLGNAGFQRLYAGRMVSRIGDKLYVVAAMWLVFELTGSTLYTGFAGFLSKAPQALGFLAGPLVDRARLGRLLAVTEATQAVIVGSVPLAWWMGYLSVGHVLVVVTLLTVLRRVTAPAEQAALPRLVPEALLARANSIDSTTKHALGATAEALSGAIIAILGAVSLFAVNAATFVCSAVTFGRLDVPDASSTGEAPSAREYLDDVRSGFALVRHSVVGHMVVAAALTGVFTGMATAVLPAFAGTIGSDAETFGLLVGATTAGTLVGSLLAGRLHEVDFGQITVVGFLFAAAGRAAAAVVGWQPAVLLFYGAAAIPVGVYNVLVSAAIQTGVPNELLGRVSSTTGSLVAVVGPLGLLAGGVLGGVLDSATVVALSAVGYLCISAYWLVVPSLREFPAVVDVEAGGFGRGRTGGSGAG
- a CDS encoding DsrE family protein, which codes for MQTVFHVSSPESDVRRHAMVNVTNLLEDDTTAAPDDDVAIVANGAGVRMFVASTAANGELVASLVERGVECFACGASLAKMNAITADLLPGVERVQSGVGALARLQDEGYGYVKAP
- a CDS encoding winged helix-turn-helix domain-containing protein — protein: MTGDAQNPMDALEALGNEIRISILRELADAERALSFTELRDRVGLRDSGKFNYHLSTLCEYFVRDTNEGYELGHAGTRVISATGRPAPDEAEDSGVEPIAAEEECPVCGEPNCEKLFHVHLSAPWR
- a CDS encoding TIGR00341 family protein; protein product: MRLVQVLIPEGNRASVLDALDEYGIDYAVFDEVGRGDFEAMVQFPVPPSGVEPVLEDLRSAGIEEDAYTIVVPTETVISRRLSALVERFPGLRISREELHARAQDLAPANSTFFSFLLLSTIIATTGLLLDSAATIIGAMVVAPLMGPAISASVGTILDDEQMAARGVKLQVTGLVAAIATAAILGFVLEQTVLLPPALDIRTVPEIAERTSPNVLSLFLALGSGLAGAISVMRGAGSALVGVAIAVALVPPAATAGLGIAFGLPGVAIAAAVLVVVNLLAINLSALTLFYLSGFRPLDAGQYVGVRSSVFSRIVVVGIGIAVLSIVLVGVTLATFYTESVEQEATSEIEREFEEAQFESVELEEVSVDYTTTELLLGEEPQVNVLVGIPRDEPAPPGLAQRLDDRITEATGQDVVVRVGYIETQWSEDEPRTEGRPVLSREVASDARWNIPVRPRGPPISESSPG
- a CDS encoding DUF1269 domain-containing protein; this translates as MDGAEGMRERMYDFQKRELITLEDAAVVVRKENGHAKVKQAHSLVGSGALGGAFWGMLIGLLFLAPWLGLIAGAAGGALGGKLGDVGIDDSFIKEVSETVEPGQSALFLLVRDAQLERIEQETEDMNFTIIDTNLSPEDETQLRETFAAEEVAG
- a CDS encoding PQQ-binding-like beta-propeller repeat protein, producing MAASRRRALKMAGAALVFGLAGCSTTGDNSNSADDSATGHNGSRSSRDGTGDNETEYNSGTGDGGSDSGSNETDSDPQGDDDSGSQNEIGSASGSWQTYQYDTARSGYAPSETPPGDDASVQWTSEVGQTFAESSPAVSGETVVVTTYGGSVRGIDLATGTERWVYETSQDVYASPTVQNGTAFVGAADGKLHAIDTSTGEGRWTYTAGYPVNRSVAVSGDVYLAAQSGTNSAFVAALDPETGGERWRHSLDTYGEYGATVSGAVTVADESVVIGTGRYGSTFVCLDASTGDSVWTFDSSTYSGQSYDEVFHTAAVVDGSVFVPLTVEDPNNVSTIISFDLSTGDVRWEWQREGELVAGDCAVGPEAVYITTTSDDTAKLVRLNRQTHSVDWSVDLATSSPRCAPLLVDSTLFVGNSRFDPADGAHLGVVGESQSWAQRPITNGYLVQNHSSRRGSSYKMYSTDNI